One window of Marinobacterium aestuarii genomic DNA carries:
- a CDS encoding IS110 family transposase, with the protein MNYCGIDLASRESAVVILDSSALALRRVTVETDLVGFRRAFEGVGPLRVIIEASPLAEMVANYVETLGHEPVIIDARAAKNLMNAKKKTDPRDAHTLAEIGRCGWYIEVHRKSPEARELRSLLKARQALQKTSKAQLNSIRGLLRAQGLRLGKVSNGQFEDTVMTLVNREIPGLSDAFAGMLQVWALARVEAARLEKHIRQRSRTDQVTRRFEQVYGVGPLTSVLYRATLDDPHRFRHAEEVADYLGLAPRVSQSGDTAYRGRITREGDHLLRWHLVECAHVLLTKGRDCALKQWGLQLQRRKGSAKAKVAVARKLAVLLWRLWKEEKDFEAFPQAA; encoded by the coding sequence ATGAACTATTGTGGCATTGATCTGGCGAGTAGAGAAAGTGCTGTCGTCATCCTGGATAGTTCCGCTCTGGCGTTGCGTCGCGTAACTGTCGAGACGGATTTAGTAGGGTTTCGCAGAGCCTTTGAGGGGGTGGGCCCGTTAAGGGTCATTATCGAAGCCAGCCCATTGGCCGAGATGGTGGCGAACTATGTCGAGACACTGGGTCACGAGCCGGTGATCATCGACGCCCGCGCTGCGAAAAACTTGATGAATGCGAAGAAGAAAACCGACCCGCGGGATGCCCATACCCTGGCGGAGATCGGCCGCTGTGGCTGGTACATCGAAGTCCACCGCAAAAGCCCGGAAGCCCGGGAGCTGCGTAGCTTGTTGAAAGCGCGTCAGGCTTTGCAGAAGACCAGCAAGGCCCAGCTCAACAGCATCCGCGGTCTGTTGCGTGCCCAGGGGCTCCGCCTGGGCAAGGTCAGCAACGGCCAGTTTGAGGATACGGTCATGACCCTCGTTAACAGGGAGATACCCGGCTTGAGCGACGCCTTTGCCGGTATGCTGCAGGTCTGGGCGTTGGCGCGAGTAGAGGCGGCACGGCTCGAGAAGCACATCCGCCAGCGCAGTCGAACTGATCAGGTGACCCGGCGATTCGAACAGGTGTACGGGGTGGGCCCGCTGACCAGCGTGCTGTACCGGGCGACGCTGGATGATCCGCACCGGTTCCGGCACGCAGAAGAGGTGGCTGACTATCTGGGACTGGCACCGCGCGTCTCCCAGTCGGGTGATACGGCCTATCGCGGGCGGATTACCCGGGAGGGAGATCACTTGCTGCGCTGGCACCTGGTGGAATGTGCGCACGTTCTGCTCACGAAGGGCAGAGACTGCGCCCTGAAACAATGGGGCTTGCAGCTGCAGCGTCGCAAGGGCAGCGCCAAAGCCAAGGTGGCCGTGGCACGAAAACTGGCGGTTCTGCTCTGGCGGCTGTGGAAAGAGGAGAAGGACTTCGAGGCCTTCCCCCAGGCGGCATGA
- a CDS encoding DUF294 nucleotidyltransferase-like domain-containing protein: MPDNPNASAWRELFATDTWPDSRAWPGVLLPLQQAFAALGTDPAPAQTKAWQPRLARALLQLDLPPWRISQLLSDHNDWLYRRAIGDALAEMAQQGWGAPPCGFCVLCLGSGARHESLLGPDQDNAMIIEDYPDARHTAIDTWFQSLGERFTARLHEYGIPLCNGNVMARWPSWRKRSHEWQQQLQLWTGRRVVKLVQLSNILLDFAPVYGDAALASGLRSQALALMPRAGLFLHEMATLLDETPVALDRFDRLHGDGRDAPHARALNLKAQGLLVLQGAARLLVLLHGIAAVDTRSRLRALAEAGVLDLAQAQRLVEALNQLQALLLRAQLEAVAAGRAPDAWIDQGRLNEADCSRLRQSLQAIRDFQRQAVAAI; this comes from the coding sequence ATGCCCGATAATCCGAATGCGTCAGCCTGGCGCGAGCTCTTCGCAACCGATACCTGGCCCGATAGCCGCGCCTGGCCCGGGGTGCTGCTGCCGCTGCAACAGGCGTTTGCTGCGCTGGGTACGGACCCTGCGCCGGCACAGACCAAGGCCTGGCAGCCGCGCCTTGCCCGGGCACTGCTGCAGCTCGATCTGCCTCCCTGGCGTATCAGCCAGCTGCTCAGTGATCACAACGACTGGCTCTACAGGCGCGCCATAGGGGATGCGCTGGCGGAAATGGCGCAGCAGGGCTGGGGCGCACCGCCCTGCGGTTTCTGTGTGCTGTGCCTGGGCTCAGGGGCGCGGCATGAAAGCCTGCTGGGGCCGGATCAGGACAACGCCATGATCATCGAGGATTATCCGGATGCGCGTCATACGGCCATCGACACCTGGTTTCAGTCCCTTGGCGAGCGTTTTACGGCCCGCTTGCATGAATACGGCATCCCGCTGTGCAACGGCAATGTGATGGCGCGCTGGCCGTCGTGGCGCAAGCGCAGCCACGAGTGGCAGCAGCAACTGCAGCTCTGGACGGGCCGCCGGGTCGTCAAGCTGGTGCAACTGTCCAATATCCTGCTGGATTTTGCCCCTGTGTACGGTGATGCCGCGCTGGCGAGCGGCCTGCGCAGCCAGGCGCTGGCGCTGATGCCCCGAGCCGGGCTCTTTCTGCACGAAATGGCGACGCTGCTGGATGAAACACCGGTGGCGCTGGATCGATTTGACCGGCTGCACGGTGATGGCAGGGATGCGCCCCATGCTCGTGCACTGAACCTCAAGGCGCAGGGGTTGCTGGTGCTGCAGGGGGCGGCCCGCTTGCTGGTGCTGTTGCATGGCATCGCTGCGGTGGATACGCGCTCAAGGCTCAGGGCACTGGCCGAAGCCGGCGTACTGGATTTGGCGCAGGCGCAGCGCCTGGTCGAGGCGCTGAACCAGCTGCAGGCGCTGCTGTTGCGGGCACAGCTGGAGGCGGTGGCGGCCGGGCGGGCGCCGGATGCCTGGATCGACCAGGGGCGCTTGAATGAGGCAGATTGCAGCCGGCTGCGCCAGAGTTTGCAAGCCATTAGAGATTTTCAGCGCCAAGCTGTTGCCGCGATTTAG
- a CDS encoding peroxiredoxin encodes MAVRIGDEAPDFTADTTEGTLQFHPWIGDSWAILFSHPKDFTPVCTTELGYMAKLKPEFERRNCKVIGLSIDPVSDHHAWMGDIEETQGHAVNYPMIGDPDLHIAKLYDMIHPNASGDKARTAADNATIRSVFLIGPDKKVKAMLTYPMSTGRNFDEVLRLLDSCQLTAKHKVATPVNWKQGEDVIIVPAVSDADAKAKFPNGWKAPKPYLRIVPQPK; translated from the coding sequence ATGGCCGTTAGAATTGGCGACGAGGCCCCGGACTTCACAGCCGACACCACCGAGGGCACACTGCAGTTTCACCCCTGGATTGGCGACAGCTGGGCCATTCTATTTTCCCACCCCAAGGACTTTACCCCTGTATGCACCACCGAGCTTGGCTACATGGCCAAACTCAAACCCGAGTTCGAGCGACGCAACTGCAAGGTCATAGGCCTGAGCATAGACCCCGTCAGTGATCACCACGCCTGGATGGGCGATATAGAAGAGACCCAGGGCCATGCCGTGAACTACCCCATGATTGGTGATCCGGACCTGCATATCGCCAAGCTGTACGACATGATTCACCCCAATGCCAGCGGCGACAAGGCTCGCACCGCGGCCGACAACGCCACCATCCGCTCGGTGTTTCTGATCGGGCCCGACAAGAAGGTCAAGGCCATGCTCACCTATCCCATGAGCACCGGCCGCAATTTCGACGAAGTCCTGCGCCTGCTCGACTCCTGCCAGCTCACCGCCAAACACAAGGTCGCCACACCGGTGAACTGGAAACAGGGCGAAGACGTGATCATAGTGCCGGCCGTATCCGATGCCGACGCCAAAGCCAAATTCCCCAATGGCTGGAAAGCGCCCAAACCCTATCTGCGCATAGTGCCACAACCCAAATAA
- a CDS encoding DUF4124 domain-containing protein, translating into MAMVLWRLCVLSLVLCVCTAALAESVYRWRDEKGVLHFSDIPPKGIQAEQVNLSKISVVSMPKVEVPDEALSPECEEGPDGEQVCKEADRSSAAASGSGQPGAGQDAAAAPVVSGKQGAERKDTLETGLQEIKDYDKRKRIEEIEKERDIKKVRRLTPGERKPKDPDMDPVRRIPKTVNEKLREKNVGKSEK; encoded by the coding sequence ATGGCGATGGTTTTATGGCGATTGTGTGTCCTGTCGCTAGTGCTATGCGTGTGTACCGCAGCACTGGCTGAATCCGTGTACCGCTGGCGGGACGAGAAGGGTGTGCTGCACTTCAGCGATATCCCTCCCAAGGGAATCCAGGCTGAGCAGGTGAACCTTTCGAAAATCTCGGTAGTGTCGATGCCGAAAGTCGAAGTTCCCGATGAGGCGCTGTCACCGGAATGCGAGGAAGGGCCCGACGGTGAGCAGGTCTGTAAGGAGGCTGACAGGTCGTCTGCAGCAGCGTCTGGATCGGGCCAGCCCGGGGCCGGGCAGGATGCTGCAGCAGCGCCGGTCGTTTCGGGAAAGCAAGGCGCCGAGCGCAAGGACACGTTGGAAACCGGTTTGCAGGAAATCAAGGATTACGACAAGCGCAAGCGGATCGAAGAGATTGAAAAGGAACGCGATATTAAAAAGGTCCGACGGCTGACACCGGGTGAACGCAAACCGAAAGACCCGGATATGGATCCGGTGAGGAGGATTCCGAAAACCGTGAACGAAAAGCTACGGGAAAAAAACGTCGGGAAATCGGAAAAATAG
- the aroE gene encoding shikimate dehydrogenase, producing MSANFLSELTGSFSQPSAENPTVAMVEAAYRHHGLDWRYINCEVAPADLEDAVRGARAMGWAGFNCSIPHKVAVIEHLDGLGESARIIGAVNTVVRRGDRYEGENTDGRGFVEALQPVLDLRGKQVVLLGAGGAARAVAVELALAGVAHVTVLNRDPGRGEELAQLVNDKTQARADFVPWDRTFVVPAGTDLLVNATSIGLYPDVGACPDIDLDSLNAAMVVADAIPNPPRTALIRAAEARGCTVLDGLGMLVNQGRIAIHYWSGIEVDAQVMRDALIQALELDC from the coding sequence ATGAGTGCCAATTTTTTGAGTGAGCTGACCGGGTCTTTCTCACAGCCGTCGGCGGAGAATCCGACGGTGGCGATGGTGGAGGCGGCGTACCGTCATCATGGGCTGGACTGGCGCTATATCAATTGCGAGGTGGCGCCTGCGGATCTGGAGGATGCGGTGCGTGGTGCCAGGGCCATGGGCTGGGCGGGCTTTAACTGTTCGATTCCGCACAAGGTGGCGGTGATCGAGCATCTGGATGGGCTGGGCGAGTCGGCGCGCATTATTGGTGCGGTGAATACGGTGGTGCGTCGGGGGGATCGTTACGAGGGCGAGAATACCGATGGTCGGGGTTTTGTCGAGGCGCTGCAGCCGGTGCTGGATCTGCGTGGCAAGCAGGTGGTGCTGCTGGGTGCGGGGGGCGCTGCACGGGCGGTGGCGGTTGAGCTGGCGCTGGCGGGTGTGGCGCATGTTACGGTGCTTAATCGAGACCCCGGGCGAGGCGAGGAACTGGCGCAGCTGGTGAATGACAAGACCCAGGCCAGGGCGGACTTTGTACCCTGGGATCGCACTTTTGTGGTGCCCGCCGGCACCGATTTGCTGGTCAATGCCACCAGTATCGGACTTTACCCGGACGTGGGTGCCTGCCCGGATATTGATCTGGATTCACTGAATGCTGCCATGGTGGTGGCCGATGCGATTCCCAACCCGCCGCGCACGGCGCTGATCCGGGCCGCCGAGGCCCGTGGCTGCACAGTGCTGGATGGCCTGGGCATGCTGGTGAACCAGGGGCGTATTGCGATTCACTACTGGAGCGGCATCGAGGTGGATGCCCAGGTGATGCGTGATGCTTTGATACAGGCGCTTGAGCTGGATTGTTAG
- a CDS encoding DUF4124 domain-containing protein — MQPYHLIPALIPALILTLALEAQAGIYKCQGPDGRLSFSSLPCPAQEQQIDLRLSAEEREQRRLAEEKAAAASQGRQQREAQGQGEAATPQNAYDKLMQKLAGRVYRTAAPLSGASAVTQPESSAEQLAGELVRNMEQGLTFDVEPGSTFDPVSNNPGDASVQQVAAFLKKNLHNPGSLEVIEWGPVLKVIKIDSQDFSSRKEYRVRLRFQAKNGLGQPVALDQVFILDHSAAVLRVADFDDRPLQDY; from the coding sequence ATGCAACCCTATCACCTGATCCCGGCTCTGATTCCTGCCCTGATTTTGACGCTGGCCCTTGAGGCGCAGGCCGGCATCTACAAGTGCCAGGGGCCGGATGGCCGACTCAGCTTTTCCAGCCTGCCCTGCCCGGCACAAGAGCAGCAGATCGACCTGCGCCTTTCCGCCGAGGAACGGGAGCAACGCCGCCTCGCCGAGGAAAAAGCAGCGGCGGCATCACAGGGCCGCCAGCAACGCGAAGCACAGGGCCAGGGCGAAGCCGCCACACCGCAGAATGCGTATGACAAGCTCATGCAAAAGCTGGCCGGGCGGGTCTACCGCACGGCGGCCCCGCTAAGCGGGGCAAGCGCAGTAACACAGCCAGAGTCCAGCGCCGAGCAACTGGCTGGCGAACTGGTGCGGAACATGGAACAGGGACTCACCTTTGACGTTGAGCCCGGCAGCACCTTCGACCCGGTAAGCAATAACCCAGGCGATGCCTCGGTACAACAGGTCGCCGCTTTCCTGAAGAAAAACCTGCACAACCCAGGTTCGCTTGAGGTGATCGAATGGGGCCCCGTGCTAAAGGTGATAAAAATCGACAGTCAGGATTTCAGCTCCAGGAAGGAGTATCGGGTCAGGCTCAGATTCCAGGCAAAGAACGGCCTGGGCCAGCCTGTTGCGCTGGATCAGGTCTTCATCCTCGACCACAGCGCAGCCGTGCTGCGGGTGGCGGATTTCGATGACCGCCCCCTGCAGGACTACTGA
- a CDS encoding ABC transporter substrate-binding protein: protein MRLLKRLPGYFLSLLLSLLLNLFLSVFLVGTATALRAETLWDLPSRGAETSVLQVYGGADFVAIAPLLEAYQAQYPSVRLQYSEFGTRELYNRFLADLPKTPDLVMSSAMDLQFKLVNDGYAQAYSSAQTQALPDWARWRNEIFGITYEPAVMVINSGFLDNETLPSSRAELIDLIRRKGDQVRGRIGTFDIEKVGIGYLVWSHDNLRTASNGRLLESFSLHDARLFSSSAAMLQQLAQGNIVIAYNVLGSYAHAWARQYPVLSVIKPSDYTTVIMRSAFIPAAAANTTDAKRFLDFMLSLQGQQVLADQSSLYPIRDEVSGETSAQGLRLSNNSPLRPIPLGVSLLVQTDAMKRSLILEEWRRAFGTSPGAEASSGDDQ from the coding sequence ATGCGGTTGTTAAAGAGGTTGCCAGGCTATTTTTTGAGTTTGTTGCTGAGTCTGCTGCTGAACCTGTTTTTGAGTGTGTTTTTGGTTGGCACAGCGACGGCGCTGCGGGCCGAAACTCTGTGGGATCTGCCGTCCCGTGGGGCTGAAACATCGGTGCTGCAGGTGTATGGCGGCGCCGACTTTGTCGCCATAGCGCCGCTGCTTGAAGCCTATCAGGCGCAGTATCCATCGGTGCGGCTGCAATACAGCGAGTTCGGTACCCGGGAGCTGTATAACCGTTTCCTCGCCGACTTGCCTAAAACGCCGGATCTGGTGATGAGTTCGGCCATGGATCTGCAGTTCAAGCTGGTCAATGATGGTTACGCCCAGGCCTACAGTTCGGCCCAGACCCAGGCGCTGCCCGACTGGGCGCGCTGGCGCAACGAGATCTTTGGCATCACCTACGAACCTGCGGTGATGGTGATCAACAGTGGCTTTCTGGATAACGAAACGCTGCCCTCGAGCCGGGCCGAGCTGATCGACCTGATCCGGCGCAAGGGGGATCAGGTGCGCGGGCGTATTGGCACCTTCGATATTGAAAAGGTCGGTATCGGTTACCTGGTCTGGTCCCACGATAATCTGCGTACCGCCAGCAACGGCCGCCTGCTGGAGTCCTTCAGCCTGCACGACGCCAGGCTGTTCTCCAGCAGCGCCGCCATGCTGCAGCAGCTGGCCCAGGGCAATATCGTTATCGCCTACAATGTGCTGGGCTCCTATGCCCACGCCTGGGCGCGGCAATATCCGGTGCTGAGCGTCATCAAGCCCAGCGACTACACCACAGTGATAATGCGCAGCGCCTTTATCCCCGCCGCCGCCGCCAATACCACCGATGCCAAGCGCTTTCTCGACTTCATGCTGTCGCTGCAGGGCCAGCAGGTACTGGCCGACCAATCGAGCCTCTACCCCATTCGTGACGAAGTCTCCGGCGAAACCAGCGCCCAGGGCCTGCGCTTGTCCAATAACAGCCCGCTGCGCCCCATCCCGCTGGGTGTCTCCCTGCTGGTGCAGACCGATGCCATGAAACGCAGCCTTATTCTGGAAGAGTGGCGCCGGGCCTTCGGAACGTCCCCTGGGGCAGAGGCATCGTCTGGAGACGATCAGTAG
- a CDS encoding sensor histidine kinase, translating into MWSKIRLPDVGRWSIRRRLLCMTSLLLIAVSLLGVRAAQSYAQRSAQLSYDRLLTGAALQIAEQISLRQGRVVADLPRAAFETLALAPDDRVYYRIMGPGDAHITGYDDLPAPPIGQTADSHAGDAFRKQFFDADYRGEAVRFVLLERLLTETDFSGYIRIQIGQTRLARTSLADEISLRALQLIGLLFGVALLLVSLGIWMTLRPLDQLDRALARRSSVDLSPLDMAVPREISKLVHTINHFMQQLGGTLNGLQRFTSEAAHQIRTPLAGLRSQAQNALDEEDTTLRQQQLGRVLESADRLSDTVNQLLSQAVLAHRLRSQPAESVALDSLVRDLCRELALPTLEQGVELGYEGDASVQLQGNAFALRQMVQNILENAIRYSNPGSEVRVQLQQDERSISLAVADKGPGIPDAEKPLVFERFYRSPGNSRTGSGLGLAIAKEVASYHRASLKLSDNEPAGLVVTVRFHRRRAT; encoded by the coding sequence ATGTGGTCGAAAATACGCCTGCCTGATGTCGGGCGCTGGTCGATCCGGCGCCGGTTGCTGTGCATGACCAGCCTGCTGCTGATTGCTGTGTCGCTGCTCGGCGTGCGCGCCGCCCAGAGCTATGCCCAGCGCTCGGCGCAACTGTCCTACGACCGCCTGCTCACCGGTGCCGCGCTGCAGATTGCCGAACAGATTTCACTGCGCCAGGGCCGGGTGGTGGCAGACCTGCCCCGCGCCGCCTTTGAAACCCTGGCGCTGGCGCCGGACGACCGTGTCTATTACCGCATCATGGGGCCGGGGGATGCGCACATTACCGGTTATGACGACTTGCCGGCGCCGCCCATTGGGCAGACCGCAGACAGCCATGCTGGTGATGCCTTCAGGAAGCAGTTTTTCGATGCCGATTACCGGGGTGAAGCGGTGCGTTTTGTGCTGCTGGAGCGGCTGCTGACCGAAACAGATTTTAGCGGCTATATTCGCATCCAGATCGGTCAGACCAGGCTAGCGCGCACGAGTCTGGCTGACGAAATCAGCCTGCGGGCGCTGCAGCTGATCGGGCTGCTGTTTGGCGTTGCCCTGCTGCTGGTTTCCTTAGGCATCTGGATGACGCTGCGGCCGCTGGATCAGCTCGACCGTGCCCTGGCCCGGCGCTCCTCCGTGGACCTGAGTCCGCTGGATATGGCGGTGCCACGGGAGATCTCGAAACTGGTACACACCATCAATCATTTCATGCAGCAGCTGGGCGGCACCCTTAATGGGCTGCAGCGCTTTACCAGCGAGGCGGCGCATCAGATTCGCACGCCCCTGGCAGGCTTGCGTTCCCAGGCGCAGAACGCGCTGGACGAAGAAGACACAACCCTGCGCCAGCAACAACTGGGCCGGGTACTGGAGTCGGCCGACCGCCTCAGCGATACGGTGAACCAGCTGCTCAGCCAGGCGGTACTGGCTCATCGCCTGCGCAGTCAGCCGGCGGAATCTGTGGCACTGGATTCGCTGGTACGCGATCTTTGTCGCGAGCTGGCGTTGCCAACGCTGGAGCAGGGTGTGGAGCTGGGGTATGAGGGTGATGCCAGCGTGCAGCTGCAGGGCAATGCCTTTGCACTGCGCCAGATGGTGCAAAATATCCTCGAAAATGCCATTCGCTACAGTAATCCGGGCAGCGAGGTGCGGGTGCAGTTGCAGCAGGATGAGCGCTCTATCAGCCTGGCGGTGGCGGATAAGGGCCCCGGTATCCCGGATGCGGAAAAGCCGCTGGTGTTCGAGCGCTTTTACCGCAGCCCCGGCAACAGCCGCACCGGCTCAGGCCTTGGGCTTGCCATTGCCAAGGAGGTGGCCAGTTACCATCGCGCCTCGCTTAAACTGAGCGACAATGAGCCCGCGGGCCTGGTGGTCACGGTGCGCTTTCACCGCCGGAGGGCTACCTGA
- a CDS encoding response regulator transcription factor encodes MRILIVEDDLTLAEAIGRRLLKQGHAADVAPDGRQADSILRHQAFDLIILDLNLPGLGGEQVLAQLRQRGSTTPVLVLTARGQIEDRISLLDLGADDYLSKPFDFGELEARSRALLRRSQGQAQDRLCIGNTELDRHACTVTVAGAAVELKQREFRLLEIFMSRTGRVLSKEELLDHLYNFDETPGANAIELYVARLRKKLPHSSVQIRTLRGLGYVVENTPA; translated from the coding sequence ATGCGAATTCTGATCGTAGAAGATGATCTGACCCTGGCCGAAGCCATAGGCCGGCGCCTGCTCAAGCAGGGCCACGCCGCCGATGTGGCGCCCGACGGCCGCCAGGCGGACAGCATCCTCAGGCATCAGGCGTTTGATCTGATTATTCTGGACCTGAACCTGCCGGGGCTTGGAGGGGAGCAGGTACTGGCGCAGCTGCGCCAGCGTGGCAGCACCACACCGGTGCTGGTGTTGACCGCCCGTGGCCAGATAGAAGACCGCATCAGCCTGCTGGATCTGGGGGCGGATGACTATCTCAGCAAGCCGTTTGATTTCGGTGAGCTCGAAGCGCGCAGCCGCGCCCTGTTGCGGCGCAGTCAGGGCCAGGCGCAGGACCGGCTTTGCATCGGCAATACCGAGCTCGACCGCCACGCCTGCACTGTTACCGTTGCGGGCGCTGCGGTAGAGCTGAAGCAACGCGAGTTTCGCCTGCTGGAAATTTTCATGAGCCGCACTGGCCGGGTACTGAGCAAAGAAGAGCTGCTGGATCATCTGTATAACTTCGATGAAACGCCGGGCGCCAATGCCATCGAGCTCTATGTGGCGCGCCTGCGCAAGAAGCTGCCGCACAGTTCAGTGCAGATACGCACCCTCAGAGGCCTGGGCTATGTGGTCGAAAATACGCCTGCCTGA
- a CDS encoding transcriptional regulator GcvA, whose product MRRLPPLKALRAFEAAGRHESLKQAADELHVTTGAVSQQVKLLEEFLGVDLFKRLNKSVRLTEAGRAALPLIESGFELLNQAVTRAQEFGNQNLITISVAPSFGAKWLLPRLELFRKAHPDIDLRVDASTRLVDFSYEDVDLAIRYGPPKERGMHLEALTDEIVFPVCSPRLLERGKVFRQPQDLAGQTLLHFEGRADDREFPGWGHWLGAAGVASLEVVNGPRFSMSSMVLQAAMDGQGIALGSSVLAADDLRAGRLVRLFDVSVQAQHSYYLICTRNTLNRPDIQRFVQWIKQEMTAGQRDSK is encoded by the coding sequence ATGCGACGATTACCTCCCCTTAAGGCGCTGCGCGCGTTCGAAGCCGCCGGGCGCCACGAAAGCCTGAAACAGGCGGCGGACGAGCTGCATGTCACCACCGGTGCCGTGAGTCAGCAGGTCAAGTTGCTGGAGGAGTTTCTGGGGGTGGATCTGTTCAAGCGCCTGAACAAGTCCGTGCGCCTGACGGAAGCCGGCCGGGCAGCGCTACCGCTGATCGAAAGCGGCTTCGAGCTGCTGAACCAGGCAGTGACGCGGGCACAGGAATTTGGCAACCAGAACCTGATTACCATCAGTGTGGCGCCGTCCTTTGGTGCCAAGTGGCTGCTGCCGCGTCTGGAGTTGTTTCGCAAGGCGCACCCGGATATAGACCTGCGGGTGGATGCCTCGACCCGGCTGGTGGATTTTTCCTACGAGGATGTGGATCTGGCCATCCGCTACGGGCCGCCGAAGGAGCGGGGCATGCACCTTGAGGCCCTCACCGATGAAATTGTTTTTCCGGTCTGCAGCCCGCGCCTGCTGGAACGCGGCAAGGTCTTCCGGCAGCCGCAGGATCTGGCCGGCCAGACGTTGCTGCACTTCGAGGGCCGGGCGGATGACCGTGAATTTCCCGGTTGGGGGCACTGGCTGGGGGCCGCAGGTGTAGCCTCGCTGGAGGTGGTGAACGGGCCGCGTTTTAGCATGTCGAGCATGGTGCTGCAGGCGGCGATGGACGGCCAGGGCATAGCGCTGGGCAGCAGCGTGCTGGCGGCGGATGACCTGCGCGCCGGGCGCCTGGTGCGGTTGTTCGATGTCAGCGTGCAGGCGCAGCACAGCTATTATCTGATCTGCACGCGCAATACTCTGAACCGGCCCGATATTCAGCGCTTTGTGCAGTGGATCAAGCAGGAAATGACTGCCGGGCAGCGTGACAGCAAGTGA
- a CDS encoding 4-oxalomesaconate tautomerase, translating into MQTSIPCTIMRGGTSRGPYFLATSLPEDWPTQEKVLLAALGSPSAQQIDGIGGGTSLTSKTAIISASTRPDADVDYLFAQVGIDTLSVDIAPSCGNILAGVGPFAIESGLVKAGAEETVVRVFNVNTRKLIEVRVKTPNGQVEYEGDTAIDGVTGTAAPVLLNFLDVAGSKTGTLLPTGNAWDMIDGVPVTCIDAAVPMVVIAAESLGKDGAETKAELDSDTDMMARIESIRRAASWKMGLGDASGKVIPKVALVSAPRKGGSICSRYFVPDNCHASHAVTGAICVSTCAMVPGSVAAPFLGTVFGDSTLHIEHPSGQIEIVLDIQPAAKGIDVRSAGVIRTARKLISGELYVPSFIWSGIPRARVS; encoded by the coding sequence ATGCAGACATCCATCCCCTGCACCATCATGCGCGGCGGCACCTCCCGCGGCCCCTATTTCCTGGCAACCAGTCTGCCTGAAGACTGGCCCACCCAGGAGAAGGTGTTGCTGGCGGCACTCGGCTCCCCCAGCGCCCAGCAGATCGACGGCATTGGCGGCGGTACCTCCCTCACCAGCAAGACAGCCATCATCTCGGCCTCCACTCGGCCAGACGCCGATGTCGACTACCTCTTTGCCCAGGTCGGCATTGATACGCTGTCCGTCGATATAGCGCCCTCCTGCGGCAATATTCTGGCAGGCGTAGGTCCCTTCGCCATCGAGTCTGGCCTGGTAAAAGCCGGCGCAGAGGAAACCGTGGTACGGGTGTTCAACGTCAACACCCGCAAGCTGATCGAAGTGCGGGTAAAAACCCCCAACGGCCAGGTTGAATACGAAGGCGACACCGCCATCGACGGCGTCACCGGTACCGCAGCGCCTGTGCTGCTCAACTTTCTCGACGTGGCCGGCAGCAAGACCGGCACCCTGCTGCCCACCGGCAATGCTTGGGACATGATCGACGGTGTGCCGGTCACCTGCATCGACGCCGCCGTCCCCATGGTGGTTATCGCCGCCGAGTCTTTGGGCAAGGACGGCGCCGAAACCAAGGCAGAACTGGATAGCGACACCGACATGATGGCGCGCATCGAAAGCATCCGCCGTGCGGCCTCCTGGAAGATGGGCCTGGGCGATGCCAGCGGCAAGGTCATACCCAAGGTGGCGCTGGTGTCGGCACCGCGCAAGGGCGGCAGCATCTGTTCGCGCTACTTTGTGCCCGACAACTGCCACGCCAGCCATGCCGTTACAGGCGCAATCTGCGTCAGCACCTGTGCCATGGTGCCGGGCTCAGTAGCAGCGCCCTTCCTGGGCACTGTCTTTGGCGACTCGACCCTGCACATCGAACACCCCAGCGGCCAGATCGAAATCGTGCTGGATATTCAGCCCGCGGCCAAAGGCATCGATGTGCGCAGCGCCGGTGTCATCCGCACCGCCCGCAAGCTGATCAGCGGCGAGCTGTACGTACCGAGCTTCATCTGGAGCGGTATCCCCCGCGCCAGAGTCTCCTGA